One genomic window of Sporosarcina ureae includes the following:
- a CDS encoding FAS1-like dehydratase domain-containing protein encodes MAIAEAVLNSYIGLDSERIAGVDAVCEQMIRHWTEVMEDTNPLYSDPQYAKNTKYEGVIAPPMQVQVYTMNPLWPKPERDPNSMESLLKVMAEEGYSTIVATEQNQEYFTPMKPGDQISQIMSVKEISAEKQTARGPGYFVTFAYKFINQNDEVVCQQTFTILVYNSIAAMKEEAK; translated from the coding sequence ATGGCTATTGCAGAGGCAGTACTTAACAGCTATATCGGCTTAGATTCAGAAAGAATAGCAGGTGTTGACGCAGTTTGTGAACAAATGATTAGACATTGGACTGAAGTGATGGAGGATACAAATCCACTATATTCAGATCCTCAATATGCTAAAAACACAAAATATGAAGGCGTTATCGCACCGCCTATGCAAGTACAAGTATATACGATGAATCCTTTATGGCCGAAGCCTGAAAGAGATCCGAACTCGATGGAAAGTTTGCTTAAGGTGATGGCCGAAGAAGGATATTCAACGATCGTTGCTACTGAGCAAAACCAAGAATATTTCACACCGATGAAGCCTGGCGATCAAATAAGTCAAATTATGTCTGTGAAAGAAATTTCGGCTGAAAAACAAACAGCTCGTGGACCAGGTTACTTTGTAACTTTTGCTTATAAATTCATTAATCAAAATGATGAAGTTGTTTGTCAGCAAACATTTACGATTTTAGTCTATAACTCAATTGCAGCAATGAAGGAGGAAGCAAAATGA
- a CDS encoding TetR/AcrR family transcriptional regulator, with protein sequence MQKKKVDRRVVRTKKVMKDSLISLLNEKDLSLITITDIVDRSDVNRSTFYAHFQDKEDFIDCLIDELIQGLIDTFQHTSVEDKNVDSFPYRFTIEAMFTYIYINSNYFKVLLLTTKVPRFTPELYARLYKYSLSHIKKLPETETKLDVHVGLYANYLSSTFISFVHYWLVDREQKYSPEYISNEFIKVIISNPLATYIKESTSDL encoded by the coding sequence ATGCAAAAGAAAAAAGTAGACAGGCGAGTTGTGAGAACCAAAAAAGTTATGAAAGATTCCCTAATTTCACTTCTTAACGAAAAGGATCTATCCCTTATTACAATAACAGATATAGTAGATCGTTCCGATGTAAATCGTTCGACTTTTTATGCACATTTTCAAGATAAAGAAGACTTTATTGATTGTTTAATAGACGAGTTGATTCAAGGATTGATTGATACTTTTCAACACACATCGGTTGAGGATAAAAACGTCGATAGTTTTCCATATCGCTTTACAATAGAAGCCATGTTCACTTATATATATATCAATTCTAATTACTTTAAAGTTTTACTTCTTACAACAAAAGTTCCCCGTTTTACGCCAGAGTTATATGCACGATTGTATAAATACTCTTTGTCGCATATAAAAAAACTACCCGAAACTGAAACGAAATTAGATGTACATGTTGGCTTGTATGCCAATTATTTATCATCTACATTTATCAGTTTTGTTCATTATTGGTTAGTAGATCGAGAACAAAAATATTCTCCAGAATATATTTCAAACGAATTTATTAAAGTTATTATTTCAAATCCACTGGCTACTTATATAAAAGAGAGTACTTCTGACTTATAG
- a CDS encoding acyl-CoA dehydrogenase family protein yields MRFDLTEEQQQLKDEIRNYLEGHISQDMLEELKEKPEGGPLWKQYIKDLGDDGWLGVGWPEEYGGQGKTPLEQYIFLEEINRTGVNIPFITLETVGPTLMKLGTSEQKDYFLPKILKGEVEIAIGYSEPQAGTDLAALETTAIRDGDSYIINGQKVFTTNAHIADYIWLAARTDSNAPKHKGISIFLVPTTAEGFSYTPMELMGGGAHTNVTFYDNVRVPLDAIVGEENKGWQYITSQLSLERLMLSTYSEMERTVEEIIVWANETTIDGSLVIDNEWVRNSLADLTVDLEVLRLLNYRAAWAHENEPAAHYRPSMNKVFSAELNQKTYDVCMQILNMFGQLDIDSKYAALGGKVTPLTKAALVLLFGGGANDVMRDLVARFGLGMEKSMS; encoded by the coding sequence ATGCGTTTTGATTTAACCGAAGAACAACAACAGTTAAAAGATGAAATACGAAATTACTTGGAAGGTCATATTTCGCAAGACATGCTAGAAGAATTAAAAGAGAAGCCTGAGGGAGGCCCTCTTTGGAAACAATATATTAAAGATCTTGGAGATGATGGCTGGCTAGGTGTCGGATGGCCAGAAGAATATGGTGGTCAGGGCAAAACTCCGCTAGAACAGTATATTTTCTTAGAAGAGATCAACCGTACTGGAGTTAATATTCCTTTCATTACATTGGAAACGGTTGGGCCAACGCTAATGAAACTTGGAACCTCGGAGCAGAAAGATTATTTTCTACCTAAAATTCTAAAAGGCGAAGTAGAAATCGCAATTGGTTATTCAGAACCACAAGCGGGTACGGATCTTGCAGCACTTGAGACTACTGCAATTCGTGATGGCGATTCTTATATCATCAACGGACAAAAAGTTTTTACAACGAATGCACATATTGCTGATTATATTTGGCTAGCTGCTCGAACAGATTCAAATGCACCTAAACATAAAGGAATCTCAATTTTTCTAGTACCAACAACAGCAGAAGGATTCTCTTATACACCAATGGAATTAATGGGTGGCGGGGCACATACAAATGTAACGTTTTACGACAATGTCCGTGTTCCATTAGATGCGATTGTAGGAGAAGAAAATAAAGGTTGGCAATATATAACTTCCCAGCTTTCACTAGAGCGATTAATGTTGTCTACTTACTCTGAAATGGAGCGTACTGTAGAAGAAATTATCGTATGGGCAAACGAAACAACAATAGATGGTTCTCTTGTAATAGATAATGAGTGGGTTCGTAACAGTCTTGCAGATTTGACGGTAGATCTCGAAGTCTTGCGACTCCTTAACTATCGTGCAGCATGGGCGCATGAAAATGAACCAGCGGCACATTACCGTCCTTCTATGAATAAAGTATTTTCTGCAGAGTTGAATCAAAAAACATACGACGTTTGTATGCAAATCCTCAATATGTTTGGTCAACTGGATATAGACTCTAAGTATGCAGCGTTGGGTGGTAAAGTAACACCACTAACAAAAGCGGCATTGGTCCTCTTGTTTGGTGGAGGGGCAAATGACGTTATGCGTGATTTGGTCGCTCGTTTTGGGCTCGGTATGGAAAAAAGTATGAGTTAA
- a CDS encoding CaiB/BaiF CoA transferase family protein, with protein MKEQALTGLTVIDLSENITGPYCTKLLADMGAKVIKIEQPGLGDPSRLEGPFPGNKPDLNKSGLFNYLNNNKIGITLDLKTESGIEIAKKIISEADIIVENFKPGVMQQLGLGYEALRDLNPGLIMTSISNFGQTGKYRDYHATELIAQSMSGWVSSIGESTRQPLRAGGPLRLLDYISGTFAAFSTMTAVLGRRKSHKGEHIDVSTVEVGMLQRAYPTVQDSYPTSPVKTPKRFVMLPSIERCKNGNIAISLLTGQHWQDFCCMIEKYEWMEDPRFILLYDRLQHQQEFQQVLDEWLMQHTKEEVLEKGREWKVPVIPVPTFEEMLSFPQYVERNVFVSVDHPEMGKVVQPGAPFRMSETPWTIRSAAPLLGEHNHQIYDQELGLSKSKLQKLKAKGVI; from the coding sequence ATGAAAGAGCAAGCCCTAACTGGACTTACAGTTATTGACTTATCAGAAAATATTACAGGACCTTATTGTACAAAGTTACTAGCAGATATGGGTGCAAAAGTAATAAAGATTGAACAGCCTGGATTGGGAGACCCTTCACGATTAGAGGGTCCGTTCCCTGGGAATAAACCTGATCTCAATAAGAGTGGATTATTCAATTATTTGAATAACAATAAAATTGGTATAACACTAGACTTGAAAACTGAAAGTGGTATTGAAATCGCGAAAAAAATAATCTCTGAAGCAGATATTATTGTGGAAAATTTTAAACCTGGTGTCATGCAACAATTAGGTCTTGGCTATGAAGCTTTGCGTGACTTAAACCCTGGTCTAATTATGACTTCAATTTCTAATTTTGGCCAAACAGGTAAATATCGAGACTATCATGCCACGGAACTTATTGCACAATCGATGAGCGGGTGGGTAAGTTCAATAGGTGAGAGTACTAGACAACCACTTAGAGCAGGTGGTCCACTTCGATTATTAGACTATATTTCGGGTACATTTGCAGCGTTTTCCACGATGACAGCAGTTTTAGGTAGACGGAAAAGTCATAAAGGTGAACATATAGACGTTTCCACTGTTGAGGTTGGCATGCTTCAACGTGCTTATCCCACAGTTCAAGATTCCTATCCTACCAGTCCTGTTAAAACGCCAAAGCGTTTTGTAATGTTACCGAGTATAGAACGGTGCAAAAATGGCAATATCGCAATATCTTTATTGACTGGTCAACACTGGCAAGACTTTTGCTGCATGATTGAAAAGTACGAATGGATGGAAGATCCACGATTTATTCTCTTGTATGATCGTTTGCAACATCAACAAGAATTCCAGCAAGTGCTAGATGAATGGTTAATGCAACATACGAAAGAAGAAGTGCTTGAAAAAGGAAGGGAATGGAAAGTTCCTGTCATTCCCGTCCCCACATTTGAAGAAATGCTTTCTTTCCCTCAGTATGTCGAGAGAAACGTCTTCGTTTCAGTCGATCATCCTGAAATGGGGAAAGTCGTTCAGCCAGGCGCTCCTTTCCGTATGTCCGAAACACCGTGGACAATTCGTAGTGCTGCTCCACTTTTAGGTGAACATAATCATCAAATTTATGATCAAGAATTGGGATTATCTAAATCCAAACTACAAAAACTGAAAGCCAAAGGTGTTATTTGA
- a CDS encoding thiolase C-terminal domain-containing protein: MGNPKEKTAIIGLGATEFSQNCGRSELRMALEAILDAVKDAGIKVSDIDGMVNYSMDTAEQIEVVRQLGIPNLSFFSKAPYGGGGSCATIAHAVAAIESGMANTVVCYRSIRDASGPVTYGDFEPTRVSQDVYMGMNHPYGLLTPVSWVAMFAQRYNHKYGIKDGQLAHVALVNRENANRNPKAIFHSRSLSLDEYMNSPINVEPLRRHDCCLSTDGAVAIIVTRADLAKDLRHKPAYISGAIQGMSTNGEVMTSYAREDITVLHEVEAYGKKLFEMAGITPKEIDVAQFYDAFSPLVPMQLEALGFVGKGEGVDYIEGGHRIRPDGELPINTSGGLMSEGYIHGMNLIAEGVRQVRGTSTTQINDIEYSLVTGGLGVPSSGLILRRR; the protein is encoded by the coding sequence ATGGGAAATCCAAAAGAGAAAACAGCTATTATTGGCCTAGGTGCTACTGAATTCAGTCAGAATTGCGGCCGTAGCGAATTGCGAATGGCACTTGAAGCTATTTTAGATGCCGTAAAAGATGCAGGGATAAAAGTTTCTGATATTGATGGCATGGTGAATTATTCTATGGACACAGCAGAACAAATTGAAGTCGTTAGGCAATTAGGAATTCCAAATTTAAGTTTTTTTAGTAAAGCGCCATATGGTGGAGGAGGAAGCTGTGCCACTATTGCTCATGCCGTAGCGGCTATTGAATCAGGTATGGCAAATACGGTTGTATGCTACCGTTCAATACGAGATGCTTCCGGACCTGTAACATATGGAGACTTTGAACCAACAAGGGTGTCTCAAGATGTATATATGGGGATGAATCATCCATATGGCTTACTCACGCCAGTTTCATGGGTTGCAATGTTTGCACAGCGCTATAACCATAAATACGGCATTAAAGATGGTCAGCTTGCACACGTTGCATTAGTGAATCGTGAGAATGCCAACAGAAATCCAAAAGCAATCTTCCATAGTCGTTCTTTATCACTTGATGAATATATGAACTCTCCAATCAATGTTGAACCATTGCGTAGACATGATTGCTGCCTAAGTACTGATGGCGCCGTGGCTATAATTGTGACACGAGCAGATTTGGCAAAAGACTTGAGACACAAACCCGCATATATTTCAGGAGCAATCCAAGGGATGTCCACAAATGGAGAAGTGATGACGTCTTATGCACGAGAAGATATCACGGTTCTTCATGAAGTGGAAGCCTATGGCAAAAAGCTTTTTGAAATGGCAGGTATTACTCCGAAAGAAATAGATGTTGCTCAATTTTACGATGCATTCAGTCCTCTTGTGCCAATGCAACTTGAAGCGTTAGGGTTTGTCGGCAAAGGAGAAGGGGTCGATTATATAGAAGGAGGCCACCGTATTAGACCGGATGGAGAACTACCGATTAATACATCAGGTGGACTTATGTCTGAAGGATACATTCATGGCATGAACTTAATCGCAGAAGGTGTTCGCCAAGTAAGAGGTACTTCTACGACACAAATCAATGATATCGAATATTCTTTAGTAACAGGTGGATTAGGTGTCCCATCAAGCGGACTTATTTTGAGAAGGAGGTAA
- a CDS encoding Zn-ribbon domain-containing OB-fold protein, whose translation MVKYSEVGVPTPKPMMSQDTEKFWRLLQEEKQLHLQKCNNCQTYSHPPRVVCSNCHSFDLGWVPSEGKGVIHSYVIYHRSVHPGFKTPYGVILVELEEGVRIISNMVDCEPHEIEIGMPVEAVVDQVFEDTALVKFKRINN comes from the coding sequence ATGGTTAAATATAGCGAAGTGGGAGTTCCAACTCCAAAACCAATGATGAGTCAAGATACAGAAAAATTTTGGAGGTTGTTGCAAGAGGAAAAACAACTCCACTTACAGAAATGCAATAATTGTCAAACATATTCACATCCTCCGCGGGTAGTCTGTTCGAACTGCCATAGTTTCGATTTAGGTTGGGTACCATCAGAAGGTAAGGGTGTTATTCATAGTTACGTAATTTATCATCGTTCTGTACATCCAGGATTTAAAACGCCTTACGGGGTCATTCTTGTTGAGTTAGAAGAAGGAGTACGCATTATATCTAATATGGTAGATTGCGAGCCACATGAAATTGAAATTGGAATGCCTGTTGAAGCTGTAGTAGATCAAGTTTTCGAAGATACAGCACTCGTTAAATTTAAACGGATAAATAATTAA
- a CDS encoding acyl-CoA dehydrogenase family protein, producing MDFSMTEDQVIFKSTAKKFFEEKCTTPSLTEFEKSKEQYSPSFYQELADLGFLGLIVPEEYGGIDGDLMDLSIIVEEAGKAMFSAPFVSTLVNGVLPILNFGTEEQKKALLPQIIEGKSIVTGAMIESQAHYDLSYVKARASKSGDGYTLNGTKLFVKFAETADYFLTLARTDNKEDGSKEGLSLFLVKNDATIKKQALQSIGSDKLFEVEFQNVQLTKNDLLGNENEGWAAVDKLNQLATALQCVEMAGLLRRALDLTTDYVKERTQFNRPIGSFQSVQHRLSDIYTIVEGGQLAALQAIWRLNEGMSAEKEIAVAKAWLCKEGQKVLVGTHQLHGGMGIDMDYPLQFAFRRFKSMEVELGSAPIHLKKIASTFKTNKVAEVIHS from the coding sequence ATGGATTTTTCAATGACGGAAGATCAAGTGATTTTTAAAAGTACAGCCAAAAAATTCTTTGAAGAAAAATGCACAACGCCATCTTTAACAGAATTTGAAAAAAGTAAAGAACAATATTCACCTTCATTCTATCAAGAGCTTGCCGATTTAGGATTTTTAGGACTAATCGTCCCTGAAGAATATGGCGGCATTGATGGCGATTTAATGGATTTATCAATTATCGTTGAAGAAGCTGGGAAAGCAATGTTTTCCGCACCATTTGTTTCTACACTTGTTAATGGTGTCTTACCAATTTTAAACTTTGGTACAGAAGAACAAAAAAAGGCGCTTTTGCCACAAATCATCGAAGGCAAAAGTATTGTTACTGGCGCTATGATCGAATCACAAGCCCACTATGATTTGAGTTATGTAAAAGCCCGAGCGAGTAAGAGTGGCGATGGGTATACGCTGAACGGTACAAAGTTATTCGTGAAATTTGCCGAGACGGCAGATTATTTTCTAACGTTAGCACGAACTGATAATAAAGAAGATGGTAGTAAAGAAGGACTCAGTCTATTCCTTGTTAAAAATGATGCAACAATTAAGAAACAAGCACTTCAATCCATTGGTTCTGATAAATTGTTTGAAGTAGAGTTTCAAAATGTACAATTAACGAAAAATGATCTACTTGGTAACGAAAATGAAGGATGGGCAGCTGTAGACAAATTAAATCAATTGGCCACAGCGTTGCAATGTGTTGAAATGGCTGGCTTACTTCGCCGTGCATTAGATCTTACAACTGACTATGTAAAAGAAAGAACACAATTTAACCGTCCGATTGGTAGCTTCCAATCTGTCCAACATCGTTTATCTGATATTTATACAATCGTAGAAGGCGGTCAGCTGGCTGCACTACAAGCTATATGGAGATTAAATGAAGGAATGTCCGCTGAAAAAGAGATTGCAGTTGCAAAGGCTTGGTTATGCAAAGAAGGCCAAAAGGTCCTGGTAGGTACTCATCAGCTCCACGGAGGTATGGGTATCGATATGGATTATCCTCTCCAGTTTGCTTTTAGAAGGTTTAAAAGCATGGAAGTCGAACTTGGATCAGCGCCTATACATCTAAAGAAAATCGCTTCAACTTTTAAGACTAATAAAGTTGCTGAAGTAATACATTCGTAA
- a CDS encoding class I adenylate-forming enzyme family protein produces the protein MNAYLLLEIASSIVSEQEIITFDEERLTYGQLTEQSSRAAAFLSSLGISKGDRIGLITTNCPEVIEVFYAAFQLGAVIVPINYRAKTEELAFMVEDAGVKVLIFESRYSALINPVIENSGIQETISIRGTTEGHKNYDELKRQVVDGYGGFEDVESTDLAILLYTSGTTSKPKGVMLTHGQLTTYVMNHSEVADGSDRGSSVICIPNYHVAGATSICNSIYTGRRLILMPQFDAGKWLYAVEREKATQAFLVPTMMKQVLDHPEFGNRDLSSLESLSYGAAQMPLPVILKAIESFPTTTDFANAFGMTETTSTVSVLGPEDHKLTGSKEEREKKIKRLSSVGKPLPGVDIMVVDDQKQPVGENVVGNVYVRSERSMKGYWKRQEATKETLVDGWVNTEDVGWIDEEGYLFLGGRSSDMIIRGGENISPAEIEDVLLSHSALSDVAIIGIPSLEWGEEIMAVIVLDELKAHPTAEELIQFCKGRLASFKVPSEIVIVESLPRTSTGKILKKELRERYIPVNENYN, from the coding sequence ATGAATGCTTATTTATTACTAGAAATCGCTTCAAGTATAGTATCTGAACAAGAAATCATTACTTTCGACGAAGAGCGGTTAACTTATGGTCAATTAACTGAACAATCTAGTCGTGCGGCCGCTTTCTTATCATCGCTTGGAATATCAAAGGGAGATAGAATCGGACTAATCACCACTAACTGTCCAGAAGTAATTGAAGTGTTTTATGCTGCGTTCCAACTAGGTGCTGTCATAGTACCGATCAATTACCGGGCTAAAACTGAAGAGCTGGCTTTCATGGTCGAAGATGCAGGAGTGAAGGTTCTGATTTTCGAAAGTCGCTACAGTGCATTAATAAATCCGGTGATAGAGAATAGCGGCATTCAGGAAACTATTTCTATTAGAGGAACCACTGAAGGACATAAAAATTATGATGAATTGAAACGACAAGTAGTAGATGGTTATGGAGGATTTGAAGATGTAGAGTCTACTGATTTGGCAATCTTGCTTTATACAAGTGGAACGACTAGTAAACCTAAAGGTGTCATGCTCACACACGGGCAGCTGACAACTTATGTTATGAATCATTCAGAAGTAGCAGACGGTAGTGACCGGGGATCTTCGGTCATCTGCATTCCCAACTATCATGTGGCAGGAGCAACGAGCATTTGTAATTCAATTTACACTGGACGTCGCTTAATATTAATGCCCCAATTTGATGCTGGAAAATGGCTGTATGCTGTCGAACGAGAAAAAGCAACGCAAGCATTTTTAGTACCTACTATGATGAAACAGGTCTTAGATCATCCGGAATTTGGAAATAGAGATCTCAGTAGCTTAGAAAGTCTTTCTTACGGTGCTGCACAAATGCCTCTGCCGGTTATTTTAAAAGCAATTGAATCTTTTCCAACAACGACTGATTTCGCCAATGCGTTCGGCATGACAGAAACAACTTCCACAGTTTCTGTATTAGGACCTGAAGATCATAAGCTCACAGGATCAAAAGAAGAAAGAGAGAAAAAAATTAAACGCTTATCTTCTGTAGGAAAACCTTTACCAGGAGTAGATATCATGGTGGTAGATGATCAAAAACAACCTGTTGGCGAGAATGTCGTCGGCAATGTCTATGTTCGATCTGAGAGATCGATGAAAGGTTATTGGAAGCGTCAAGAAGCTACGAAAGAAACGCTTGTTGACGGTTGGGTAAATACAGAAGATGTTGGTTGGATCGACGAAGAAGGCTATTTATTTTTAGGTGGAAGAAGTTCAGACATGATTATTAGAGGCGGGGAAAATATATCTCCTGCAGAAATTGAAGATGTGTTATTATCCCATTCTGCGCTTTCTGATGTAGCCATTATTGGGATCCCTAGTTTGGAATGGGGAGAAGAAATCATGGCTGTGATAGTGCTAGATGAATTAAAAGCGCATCCAACCGCAGAGGAATTGATCCAATTTTGCAAAGGTCGTCTTGCAAGTTTTAAAGTACCTTCAGAAATCGTCATAGTTGAAAGTCTACCACGTACTTCCACAGGGAAAATATTAAAAAAAGAACTTCGGGAACGGTATATTCCTGTTAATGAAAACTATAACTAA